A DNA window from Undibacterium sp. YM2 contains the following coding sequences:
- a CDS encoding efflux RND transporter permease subunit translates to MFLSDFSIKKPTATIVLIVALMALGLLALSKLRVNQNPDVEVPGLSVVIAYPGASPDTVEREVINRLEKSLQAVAGVEEVWATASENNGRFDMRFSFKKNMIEASDEVRNVISGLRYKMPTEMREPMIRRWDPGAQPIVNMALSSNKQTHAEISRLAEDTLADKLRSIAGVATVEVSGSLKRELSVLLRAEKLREFNVSVGEVVSALRNQNTNAPVGKIRGTLDEESIRLVGRIETPEEFQGIVIKRTGDQIVRLSQVATIEDSFADKDGLSIRSGKPNVGIFVTRARDASTVSVAKAVRDKVDEINKDFEKTQPGTKLEITRDGGKDAQRSLNNVIESLVLGAGLTIFVVYAFLNSWRSTLITALSLPTSVIAAFIAVWLCGFTLNFMTLLGLSLAIGVLIDDAIVVRENIVRHMQNGSDRRTAALEGTAEIGLAVAATTFSIIAVFIPVAFMPGMPGEWFRPFALTVACSVLVSLGISFTLDPMLSAYWGDPPDHHTAPKKGISKVLARFNDWFDHQSDRYGNVIAWALHHRRSMGAIALVSLVAALAVQVKWGGTSFLPASDSGNLMITVRTPASSSLEYARLKMERAAEIARTLPETKDTNSNITPAGGRIYVDIGKRTERKRGAKEIAAELREKVRVLVGAEYVVLDDLNNGAQKPVQIEFTGPDSRKLLEITSAYMDKLRQVPGAVDVGLSEQDPKKELKIELNRGLANSMGISSNDAAQALRVAFAGIEVGDWVDPTGETRDVAVRLHPDDRVSKENIERLPIAVSGTSQMVPLDQIATITMGKGPSGIEHANGKRTITVSANAQGRSNGEVIDDAMKLAKSFDYPPGYGLSLGGSGQDQQEVFGAMLIALLSGIGLMYLILVIQFGSFTAPLGVMLSLPLSLIGVVLSLLVTGSTLNLMSFIGIIMLMGLVAKNAILLLDAARKQEAEGYDREEALMHAGRVRLRPILMTTFALIAGMLPVALGLGEGGEFYRPLAIAIIGGTITSTILTLLVVPTFYDSIEISRDRMMAKMHRRMEERNPLLGFCMTMLEAVFTLLFIRFIYRMLMKLFGLVTGRNRKANAGMDIKAENA, encoded by the coding sequence GGCGCTTCGCCGGATACGGTAGAGCGCGAAGTCATCAACCGCCTGGAAAAATCCCTGCAAGCTGTAGCCGGTGTCGAAGAAGTCTGGGCCACGGCGTCAGAAAACAATGGCCGCTTCGACATGCGTTTCAGCTTCAAGAAAAACATGATCGAGGCTTCGGATGAAGTCCGCAATGTCATTTCTGGCCTGCGCTATAAGATGCCGACAGAAATGCGCGAACCCATGATACGCCGCTGGGACCCGGGTGCACAGCCTATCGTCAATATGGCCCTGTCGTCGAACAAGCAAACTCATGCCGAGATCTCCCGCCTGGCCGAAGATACGCTGGCAGACAAACTGCGCAGCATCGCTGGTGTAGCAACGGTCGAAGTCAGTGGTTCTTTGAAGCGTGAATTGTCCGTACTCCTGCGTGCAGAAAAACTGCGTGAATTCAATGTCTCCGTCGGTGAAGTCGTCAGTGCCCTGCGCAACCAGAATACCAATGCCCCGGTAGGCAAGATACGCGGCACGCTGGATGAAGAGAGCATACGTCTGGTTGGTCGCATAGAAACACCGGAAGAATTCCAGGGCATCGTCATCAAGCGCACTGGTGATCAAATCGTGCGGCTGTCACAGGTTGCCACCATAGAAGACAGTTTTGCTGATAAAGATGGTCTCAGCATACGCAGTGGTAAACCCAATGTAGGTATATTTGTGACCCGTGCCCGCGACGCCAGTACGGTCAGCGTGGCCAAGGCCGTACGCGACAAGGTCGATGAAATCAACAAGGACTTTGAAAAGACACAACCAGGCACCAAGCTTGAGATTACCCGCGACGGCGGCAAGGATGCACAGCGCAGCCTGAACAATGTCATCGAATCCCTGGTACTCGGCGCTGGCCTCACTATCTTCGTGGTGTATGCCTTCCTGAATTCATGGCGCTCTACCCTGATCACTGCACTCAGTTTGCCAACTTCCGTGATTGCGGCTTTCATTGCGGTCTGGCTGTGCGGTTTTACACTGAACTTCATGACTTTGCTGGGTCTGTCGCTGGCGATTGGTGTGCTGATTGATGATGCGATTGTGGTGCGGGAAAATATCGTTCGCCACATGCAAAACGGTTCAGACCGCCGTACTGCTGCACTGGAAGGTACGGCAGAGATAGGCCTGGCCGTGGCTGCAACGACTTTCTCCATCATCGCGGTATTTATTCCTGTCGCTTTCATGCCTGGCATGCCGGGTGAATGGTTCCGTCCGTTTGCCCTGACCGTGGCTTGTTCGGTGCTGGTCAGCCTGGGTATCTCGTTCACGCTTGATCCTATGCTGTCGGCATACTGGGGTGACCCACCGGATCATCATACTGCACCGAAAAAAGGCATCAGCAAGGTTCTGGCACGTTTCAATGACTGGTTTGATCATCAGTCCGACCGTTACGGCAACGTCATTGCCTGGGCCCTGCATCACCGCCGTTCCATGGGGGCGATTGCCCTGGTGAGCCTGGTGGCTGCTTTGGCTGTGCAAGTCAAATGGGGTGGCACCAGTTTCCTGCCAGCCTCTGACTCTGGCAACCTGATGATCACCGTGCGCACCCCCGCTTCATCTTCACTGGAGTATGCACGCTTGAAAATGGAAAGGGCCGCCGAAATCGCCCGTACCCTGCCAGAGACCAAAGACACCAATAGCAATATCACGCCTGCCGGTGGCCGCATTTATGTCGATATCGGCAAACGTACAGAACGCAAGCGCGGTGCCAAAGAAATTGCTGCCGAATTGCGCGAGAAAGTACGTGTCCTGGTTGGCGCAGAATACGTGGTGCTGGATGACCTCAATAATGGCGCACAAAAACCGGTACAGATAGAATTCACCGGCCCCGATTCACGCAAGCTGCTGGAAATTACCAGTGCCTACATGGATAAATTGCGCCAGGTGCCAGGTGCCGTCGATGTCGGTTTGTCTGAGCAGGACCCGAAAAAAGAGCTGAAGATAGAACTGAACCGTGGCCTCGCCAATTCCATGGGCATTTCTTCCAATGATGCTGCTCAGGCCTTGCGGGTTGCCTTTGCCGGTATCGAGGTTGGCGACTGGGTAGATCCTACTGGTGAGACCCGCGATGTGGCCGTACGACTGCATCCTGATGACCGCGTCAGCAAGGAAAACATAGAACGCCTGCCTATCGCTGTATCCGGCACCAGCCAGATGGTACCGCTCGACCAGATCGCCACCATCACCATGGGCAAAGGGCCATCAGGTATCGAACATGCGAATGGCAAGCGCACGATTACCGTGTCTGCCAATGCCCAGGGACGCTCGAATGGTGAAGTGATTGATGACGCCATGAAGCTGGCCAAGTCCTTTGACTATCCGCCTGGTTATGGCCTCTCACTTGGCGGTTCTGGCCAGGATCAGCAAGAAGTATTTGGTGCCATGCTGATCGCTCTTTTGTCCGGCATAGGTTTGATGTATCTGATACTTGTGATACAGTTCGGCTCCTTCACGGCACCGCTGGGCGTCATGTTGTCCTTGCCGCTGTCACTGATAGGTGTGGTTCTGTCCTTGCTGGTCACAGGCAGTACCCTGAACCTGATGAGCTTTATCGGCATCATCATGCTCATGGGTCTTGTTGCAAAGAATGCGATTCTCTTGCTCGATGCTGCCCGCAAACAGGAAGCCGAAGGCTATGACCGTGAAGAGGCCTTGATGCATGCTGGCCGTGTGCGTCTGCGCCCTATCCTGATGACAACCTTTGCGCTGATTGCAGGTATGTTGCCAGTGGCCTTGGGTCTGGGTGAAGGTGGTGAGTTCTATCGTCCGCTGGCGATTGCGATTATCGGTGGCACCATCACTTCAACGATCTTGACCTTGCTGGTCGTGCCTACTTTCTATGACAGCATAGAAATTTCACGTGACCGCATGATGGCCAAAATGCACAGGCGCATGGAAGAACGCAACCCCTTGCTTGGTTTCTGCATGACCATGCTGGAAGCAGTATTCACTTTGCTGTTCATACGCTTTATATATCGCATGCTGATGAAACTTTTTGGTCTCGTCACTGGTCGAAACCGTAAAGCAAATGCAGGTATGGATATCAAGGCAGAAAATGCCTGA
- a CDS encoding nucleotidyltransferase domain-containing protein encodes MNTTTLPLEEQEHPIDPAIRAEINATLQRIEQTHDVKVLFACESGSRGWGFASPDSDYDVRFIYANKLDWYLTVFPGRDVIELPVNEIYDVSGWDVRKALGLLRNGNATLIEWLSSPVVYAADPGFLQALQAAAREVHRPERAYYHYLHMASKNYREHLQGEMVKLKKYLYVLRPLLACLWIERDLGPVPMRFQDMVDATVEDQELLAAIAELLVIKRRAKESELSVPMPVINRFIESQLERLDSVRTSSTGDMDFSVLDRLLLETVMKKTA; translated from the coding sequence ATGAACACGACTACCCTGCCACTGGAAGAACAAGAACATCCCATAGATCCGGCGATACGCGCAGAGATCAATGCGACCCTGCAACGCATAGAACAGACGCATGATGTTAAAGTTTTGTTCGCCTGCGAATCAGGCAGCCGTGGCTGGGGCTTTGCTTCCCCAGACAGCGACTATGATGTGCGTTTTATCTATGCCAACAAGCTCGATTGGTACCTGACCGTCTTCCCTGGGCGCGACGTCATCGAATTGCCTGTTAATGAAATCTATGATGTCAGCGGCTGGGATGTGCGCAAGGCCCTGGGCTTGCTGCGCAATGGCAATGCGACCTTGATAGAGTGGCTGTCTTCACCGGTAGTGTATGCCGCTGATCCGGGTTTCCTGCAAGCCTTGCAGGCAGCCGCAAGAGAAGTACACAGGCCGGAAAGGGCTTATTACCATTACCTGCACATGGCCAGCAAAAACTATCGCGAGCACTTACAAGGTGAAATGGTCAAGCTGAAAAAATACCTGTATGTCTTGCGCCCCTTGCTGGCCTGTCTGTGGATAGAGCGCGACCTGGGCCCTGTACCCATGCGTTTTCAGGACATGGTGGATGCGACTGTTGAAGATCAGGAATTGCTGGCAGCCATCGCCGAATTGCTCGTCATCAAACGCCGTGCCAAGGAATCAGAATTATCTGTTCCCATGCCCGTCATCAACCGCTTTATTGAAAGCCAGCTGGAAAGGCTGGACAGTGTCAGGACCAGCAGCACCGGCGATATGGATTTCTCTGTGCTTGACCGGCTTTTGCTGGAGACGGTGATGAAAAAGACCGCGTAA
- a CDS encoding RNA ligase (ATP): MRKLVTIRTVSSIRPIPDADAIECASVDGWSVVVKKNEFQVGDACVYFEIDSFLPLSDARFAFLEKNKVIWNEKTGIRLRTIKLRGQISQGMILPLKNFPELAEHSNAKDMDFSEMLGIEKWEPVIPASLSGEVEGAFPEYIRKTDQERIQNLTEVLSTQAQEEFEVTIKLDGSSMTVFHNAGISGVCGRNWWIRESEVNSLWRVAKQNQILTALLAYGRNLALQGEIIGEGIQGNPEKMRGQDFYLFDIFDIDASRYLGRAERQEVLAALRALGATVHEVPWLENMTLERFAGDVSKVLDYAEGGSLNPATAREGVVFKRLDGSMSFKAISNTYLLKHGDR, translated from the coding sequence ATGAGAAAATTAGTCACTATCAGAACCGTCAGCAGTATCAGGCCTATCCCTGATGCAGATGCCATAGAATGCGCCAGCGTGGATGGCTGGTCTGTGGTCGTCAAGAAAAATGAATTCCAGGTTGGTGATGCCTGTGTCTATTTTGAGATCGATTCCTTCTTGCCTTTGAGCGATGCACGTTTTGCTTTTCTTGAAAAAAATAAAGTCATCTGGAATGAAAAAACCGGAATAAGGCTGCGCACGATTAAACTGCGTGGCCAGATTTCACAGGGCATGATACTGCCGCTGAAAAATTTCCCGGAACTGGCTGAGCACAGCAATGCCAAAGATATGGATTTCAGCGAAATGCTGGGCATAGAAAAATGGGAGCCAGTCATTCCAGCCTCACTGTCTGGTGAGGTGGAAGGCGCTTTTCCCGAATATATACGCAAGACTGATCAGGAGCGTATACAGAATCTGACTGAAGTCTTGAGTACTCAGGCACAAGAAGAATTTGAAGTCACCATCAAGCTCGATGGTTCCAGCATGACGGTCTTTCACAATGCAGGTATCTCTGGAGTGTGCGGCAGGAACTGGTGGATCAGGGAATCTGAAGTCAATAGCCTGTGGCGTGTGGCAAAGCAAAATCAGATACTGACTGCGCTGCTTGCCTATGGCCGCAATCTGGCACTGCAAGGTGAGATCATAGGTGAAGGCATACAGGGTAATCCTGAAAAGATGCGCGGCCAGGATTTTTATCTGTTCGATATTTTTGATATAGATGCCAGCAGATATCTGGGCAGGGCAGAACGTCAGGAAGTATTGGCAGCACTGCGTGCCCTGGGGGCTACTGTGCATGAAGTACCGTGGCTGGAAAACATGACACTGGAACGCTTTGCTGGCGATGTGAGTAAAGTGCTGGACTATGCTGAGGGTGGTTCGCTGAACCCGGCGACAGCCAGGGAAGGTGTAGTCTTCAAGCGTCTGGATGGCAGCATGTCATTCAAGGCGATTTCAAACACATATTTGTTGAAACACGGAGACAGGTAG
- a CDS encoding LLM class flavin-dependent oxidoreductase: MSSSYPLSILDLSPIAEGSDAAQSFRNSLSLAQHGESWGYQRYWLAEHHGMPGIASAATSVLIGHIAGGTKSIRVGAGGIMLPNHSPLVIAEQFGTLESLYPGRIDLGLGRAPGSDQRTARALRRNLSSDADEFPQDVAELMDYLSDDSQQAVRAVPGHGLKVPIWILGSSLFGAQLAAAMGLPYAFASHFAPQQMMQAIEIYRATFRPSAQLAKPYVMLGFNVFAADTDDEAYYLASSAQQAFINLRSGRPAKLPLPVHGFLQKIGPQEHALLEQVLSCSAIGAPDTVAEKMQAFINYTGADELMITAQIHEHAARLRSYEIAAQVSKNLRPKTAAI; the protein is encoded by the coding sequence ATGTCTTCTTCATACCCTTTATCCATACTCGATCTGTCACCGATTGCCGAAGGCAGTGATGCTGCGCAATCTTTCCGCAATTCCCTCAGCCTGGCTCAACATGGTGAGAGCTGGGGCTATCAGCGTTACTGGCTGGCAGAACACCACGGCATGCCTGGCATTGCCAGTGCTGCCACTTCTGTACTGATAGGCCATATCGCTGGCGGCACCAAAAGCATACGCGTTGGGGCTGGTGGCATCATGTTGCCAAATCATTCGCCACTCGTCATCGCCGAACAATTTGGTACGCTGGAATCGCTCTACCCTGGCCGCATAGACCTGGGCCTGGGGCGTGCACCTGGCTCAGACCAGCGCACTGCGCGCGCATTACGACGTAACCTCTCCAGCGATGCCGATGAGTTCCCGCAGGACGTAGCTGAACTCATGGATTACCTCAGTGACGATTCACAGCAGGCCGTGCGTGCTGTGCCTGGGCACGGTTTGAAAGTGCCTATCTGGATTTTGGGTTCCAGCCTGTTTGGTGCGCAACTGGCGGCAGCCATGGGCTTGCCGTATGCGTTTGCTTCGCATTTTGCACCCCAGCAAATGATGCAGGCAATAGAAATTTACCGCGCCACCTTCCGCCCATCGGCGCAATTGGCTAAACCTTATGTCATGCTGGGTTTTAATGTGTTTGCGGCTGATACGGATGATGAAGCCTATTACCTGGCCAGCTCTGCCCAGCAGGCATTTATCAATTTGCGTAGTGGCCGCCCGGCAAAGCTGCCTTTGCCTGTGCATGGTTTCCTGCAAAAAATTGGCCCGCAAGAGCATGCCTTGCTGGAGCAGGTTTTGTCCTGCTCCGCCATCGGCGCGCCAGATACCGTTGCTGAAAAAATGCAGGCCTTCATCAACTACACCGGCGCAGATGAATTGATGATCACGGCACAGATTCATGAGCATGCTGCGCGTTTGCGTTCTTATGAGATTGCGGCCCAAGTCAGTAAAAATCTGCGCCCCAAAACAGCCGCAATATAA